Proteins encoded together in one bacterium window:
- a CDS encoding SDR family oxidoreductase, translating to MGIIFPKRKVAVVTGALGLIGKHHCHALADAGASVVVCDLNETECADFASSLSVLSLGISADITNKKSVKELRNKILSNYGKIDILVNNAAINDKFEDPLAALEESKFENYPVEMFRKSLEVNVTGMFLCSQVLGTEMANKGYGSIINVASTYGIVAPDQSIYKNEKGEQTFYKSAAYPVTKGAVISFTRFLAAYWGNKGVRVNTLSPGGVKDGQEEFFVKNYSTKTPLGRMAHPTDYKGALVFLASDASSYMTGANLIVDGGWTAW from the coding sequence ATCGGAATTATTTTCCCTAAAAGAAAAGTTGCTGTTGTAACCGGTGCTCTCGGGTTAATCGGAAAACATCATTGTCATGCACTCGCAGATGCAGGTGCAAGTGTTGTAGTATGTGATTTGAATGAAACCGAATGCGCTGATTTTGCTTCTTCTCTTTCGGTCTTGTCGTTAGGCATTTCTGCCGACATCACCAATAAAAAATCTGTTAAAGAACTCAGAAACAAAATTCTCAGTAATTATGGTAAGATTGATATTCTTGTTAACAATGCTGCCATAAATGATAAGTTTGAAGATCCGCTTGCAGCGTTGGAAGAATCAAAATTTGAAAACTATCCTGTTGAAATGTTCAGAAAGTCACTTGAAGTAAATGTAACCGGAATGTTCCTTTGCTCGCAGGTTCTCGGAACTGAAATGGCAAACAAAGGTTACGGAAGCATAATAAATGTCGCATCGACTTATGGAATTGTTGCACCTGATCAATCAATCTATAAAAATGAAAAAGGTGAACAGACATTTTATAAATCTGCTGCTTATCCAGTTACAAAAGGTGCCGTAATTTCTTTCACAAGATTTCTTGCAGCATATTGGGGAAACAAAGGTGTTAGAGTAAATACTCTTTCTCCCGGCGGTGTAAAAGATGGACAGGAAGAGTTTTTCGTGAAGAATTATTCAACTAAAACACCACTCGGAAGAATGGCTCACCCTACTGATTACAAGGGGGCTTTAGTTTTTCTTGCGAGTGATGCTTCAAGTTATATGACGGGTGCTAATCTCATAGTTGACGGAGGCTGGACAGCATGGTAA
- a CDS encoding metallophosphoesterase, with the protein MLIAHISDLHLNSFYNDSTFKRANFLLKEISESKVDHLIITGDITDNASEKDLERFRRLLIKYNFMDGNKLSIIAGNHDIFGGVQKAEDIFIFPEKCNSTNYNERMDTFLSYFPEAFSNCNYISPKKFFPFLKKLNDTLIIGVNSVAPYSRITNPFGSNGVVDPTQFGELYEILRKNSNDLSHKILITHHHFNKLKSDAKSTFGTIWAGIEKQTMKLRGKKRLLKLFNEFGVDIVLHGHVHESKEYYRKEIRFLNAGASIKNNKDYLHINYLTISKSKMKIDIQKLAYPEQLKPERITNSKNEQLKLINAAMIA; encoded by the coding sequence TTGTTAATAGCTCACATATCAGATCTACATCTAAACAGTTTTTATAACGATTCTACTTTTAAACGCGCTAACTTTCTCTTAAAAGAAATTTCTGAAAGCAAGGTGGATCATTTAATAATTACCGGTGACATAACAGATAACGCTTCTGAAAAGGATCTGGAAAGATTCAGACGTCTGTTAATTAAATATAATTTTATGGATGGCAATAAGCTTTCAATAATTGCAGGTAATCATGACATTTTCGGAGGCGTTCAGAAAGCAGAGGACATTTTTATTTTTCCCGAGAAATGTAATTCAACAAATTATAATGAGAGAATGGATACATTCCTGAGCTACTTCCCGGAAGCTTTTAGCAATTGTAACTATATATCTCCAAAAAAATTCTTCCCTTTCTTAAAAAAGTTAAATGATACATTAATCATCGGGGTAAACTCAGTTGCCCCTTATTCAAGAATAACAAATCCATTTGGTTCTAATGGTGTTGTGGATCCTACTCAGTTCGGAGAACTATACGAGATTCTGCGGAAAAATAGCAACGATTTGAGTCACAAAATATTAATTACCCATCATCATTTTAATAAATTAAAAAGTGATGCTAAAAGTACATTCGGAACAATATGGGCCGGCATTGAAAAGCAGACAATGAAATTACGAGGTAAGAAAAGACTGTTAAAGTTATTTAATGAATTTGGAGTGGATATCGTACTGCATGGACATGTTCACGAATCAAAGGAATATTATCGCAAAGAGATAAGATTTTTAAATGCTGGTGCATCGATAAAAAACAACAAAGATTATCTTCATATTAATTACCTTACAATAAGTAAAAGTAAAATGAAGATTGACATACAAAAGCTGGCTTATCCTGAACAGTTGAAACCTGAGCGCATAACCAATTCGAAAAATGAACAGCTAAAATTAATTAACGCTGCAATGATAGCTTGA
- a CDS encoding T9SS type A sorting domain-containing protein, which yields MIPIPVELISFTAKVVKNKVILNWSTATELNNLGFEIERKTTGEFYTIGFTEGQGSTTEIHNYSFTDYYPERGNNYYRLKQIDYNGNFNYSEEIELNFDIPEFFSLEQNYPNPFNPSTVIIYQMPVSSDVTLKVFDVLGNEVATLVNEYKPAGTHEVEFNTSSINQIPSSGVYFYQVKAGEFVSTKKMILLR from the coding sequence ATGATTCCAATCCCAGTCGAATTAATTTCATTTACAGCAAAAGTGGTGAAGAATAAAGTGATCCTGAATTGGTCAACTGCAACAGAACTAAATAACTTAGGTTTCGAAATAGAAAGAAAGACTACCGGTGAATTTTATACAATAGGGTTTACAGAAGGTCAAGGATCAACCACAGAAATTCATAACTACTCATTCACAGATTATTATCCTGAAAGAGGAAACAATTATTACCGATTGAAGCAAATCGATTATAATGGAAATTTCAACTATTCAGAGGAGATTGAACTGAATTTTGACATTCCGGAATTCTTCTCACTAGAACAAAATTATCCAAATCCATTTAACCCAAGCACAGTGATCATTTATCAGATGCCAGTAAGCAGTGATGTAACACTAAAAGTATTTGATGTTTTGGGAAATGAAGTTGCAACACTTGTTAATGAATATAAACCCGCTGGTACTCACGAAGTAGAATTTAACACATCATCCATCAACCAAATTCCATCTTCCGGAGTTTATTTCTATCAGGTAAAAGCCGGAGAATTTGTTAGCACGAAGAAGATGATCCTCCTTCGTTAA
- the pstC gene encoding phosphate ABC transporter permease subunit PstC, whose translation MEEKEFFQKAADSKYAKKIGKHTRLKESLIKFFFAVNGTMALIFIVLIFVFLFKEGFKALDHIGLLDFLYLDRPDASGNIERVFQWYPTSEEPRYSLIPLLIGTFLTAFPATIISTLLGVGAGIYLSEVANPKFKEFLKPMIELFAGIPTVVLGFIMLVVGASFFNDLLNPANRLNAFVASIGLSFVIIPIIASLTEDALHSIPNDLRMASYGLGATKWQTISKVILPAAFSGVSASILLGFGRAIGETMIVLMCAGNAANLTSNIFLSVRTMTATIAAEMGEVSQGSDHYYSLFFIGIVLFTITFFLNLIAEIIINKMRKKNTF comes from the coding sequence ATGGAAGAAAAAGAATTTTTTCAAAAAGCTGCGGATTCTAAGTACGCAAAGAAGATTGGTAAGCACACCAGATTAAAAGAATCTTTAATTAAATTCTTTTTTGCTGTTAATGGAACAATGGCTTTAATCTTCATCGTACTGATTTTTGTTTTTTTATTTAAAGAAGGATTTAAAGCATTAGATCATATTGGTCTTCTTGATTTTCTTTATCTGGACAGACCTGATGCTTCCGGAAATATTGAAAGAGTTTTTCAATGGTATCCGACTTCTGAAGAGCCAAGATATTCCTTGATACCATTGTTAATCGGTACTTTCCTCACTGCGTTCCCCGCAACAATAATTTCTACTTTACTCGGAGTTGGTGCAGGTATTTATTTGTCTGAAGTTGCCAATCCAAAATTCAAAGAATTTCTAAAGCCAATGATTGAATTGTTTGCTGGAATACCTACAGTAGTACTCGGATTTATTATGCTTGTTGTAGGAGCGAGCTTCTTCAATGATTTGCTAAATCCTGCAAACAGACTTAATGCTTTTGTCGCATCAATTGGATTATCTTTTGTAATTATTCCGATTATTGCATCTCTAACTGAAGATGCACTTCATTCAATTCCAAATGATTTGAGAATGGCTTCTTATGGATTAGGTGCAACCAAATGGCAAACGATTAGCAAAGTTATTCTTCCGGCAGCATTCAGCGGAGTTTCTGCCAGTATTCTACTCGGATTCGGAAGAGCGATCGGTGAAACAATGATTGTATTGATGTGTGCGGGTAATGCAGCGAATCTTACATCTAATATTTTCTTAAGTGTAAGAACAATGACGGCAACTATCGCCGCTGAAATGGGTGAGGTATCTCAAGGTTCTGATCATTATTACTCTTTATTCTTTATTGGAATAGTTTTGTTTACTATTACTTTCTTTCTCAATCTTATCGCTGAGATCATTATCAATAAGATGAGAAAGAAAAATACTTTTTAA
- a CDS encoding sterol desaturase family protein has protein sequence MATIFADIAHWIQNYFSNMSNAELYSTLIIVGAAVLFILAERIWPYTKGQKVLREGFFDDLALYTIAQSYILGILIFTYIINFIDQSTGLSRLQLFRDVPIWIQLIFFLVTHDLYIYWMHRWQHKNKYLWRIHEAHHSPKKVDWLSGSRSHGLEILINQTIEFLPIVLLGSPPEVIAYKGVISAVWGMYIHSNLNVRTGKLQKFINGPEMHRWHHSTGKGRNRNFATKLAIWDWIFGTAFLPETKPDEYGLKTYFPKHYFMQTLFAFRTFKKSKGSLQAETEN, from the coding sequence ATGGCTACAATATTTGCTGATATCGCTCACTGGATTCAGAACTATTTTTCCAATATGTCTAATGCTGAGCTATATTCAACTCTTATAATTGTTGGTGCTGCTGTACTTTTTATTCTTGCAGAAAGAATCTGGCCCTATACTAAAGGTCAGAAGGTTTTACGTGAAGGTTTCTTCGACGATCTTGCATTATACACAATTGCCCAGAGTTACATTCTTGGAATTTTGATTTTCACCTACATCATTAATTTTATCGATCAATCAACCGGTCTTTCAAGATTGCAGTTATTCAGAGATGTTCCAATATGGATTCAACTTATCTTTTTCCTGGTAACTCACGATCTTTACATTTACTGGATGCATCGCTGGCAGCACAAGAATAAATATCTTTGGAGAATTCACGAGGCGCATCACTCACCCAAAAAAGTTGATTGGCTTTCCGGTTCGAGATCACACGGCTTGGAGATTTTAATCAACCAGACAATTGAATTTCTTCCGATTGTATTACTTGGTTCTCCACCTGAAGTCATTGCATATAAAGGAGTGATTAGCGCAGTTTGGGGAATGTACATCCATTCAAACCTTAATGTGCGTACCGGAAAACTTCAAAAATTTATTAATGGTCCTGAAATGCATCGCTGGCATCACTCAACCGGCAAAGGAAGAAACAGAAACTTTGCCACAAAGCTTGCAATCTGGGATTGGATTTTCGGCACAGCATTTCTACCTGAAACGAAGCCGGATGAATATGGATTGAAAACTTACTTTCCGAAACATTACTTTATGCAAACGTTATTTGCGTTTCGCACCTTCAAGAAGTCTAAAGGTTCGCTGCAGGCTGAAACGGAAAATTAG
- a CDS encoding aminotransferase class III-fold pyridoxal phosphate-dependent enzyme, with product MPNKVDFNKDYPSIKKSDEIYQKALNLIPCTTQTLAKGPQQNVKGVAPKYLVRGKGSHVWDVDGNEYLDFNMGIGPLSLGYAYDKIDEAIKKQLEDGITFSLMHPLEVEVAEMLNKIIPNAESIRYSKSGADITSAAIRVSRAFTKRNKVLCCGYHGWHDWYISVTDRNAGIPNVIQNLTFTFNYNDIQSVIDSIDEDTAAVILEPFVFEAPKDNFLHKLRDVCDRNGTLLIFDEMWTGFRIAIGGAQEYFGVKADLACFSKAVANGMPIGILAGRKDVMSVLEKDVFFFTTFGGEALSLAAVKATITELKEKNVPAYLAKQGTKLKDGYNSVAEQLNMPYTKCIGFECRSLITFDASAGNPLEMKSLVQQEMIKRGILWGGFHNMSFSHSDHDVEYTLKVYREVLPILKKAVDEKNVKGYLKGEPVEPVFRKVSNFNTKPKKK from the coding sequence ATGCCAAATAAAGTTGATTTCAATAAAGACTATCCATCAATAAAAAAATCAGACGAGATTTATCAGAAAGCATTAAACTTAATTCCTTGCACAACCCAGACACTCGCAAAAGGTCCGCAGCAAAATGTAAAAGGAGTTGCTCCAAAATATTTAGTCAGAGGAAAAGGTTCACATGTTTGGGACGTTGACGGAAATGAATATCTGGATTTTAATATGGGTATCGGTCCACTCTCACTTGGTTATGCTTATGACAAAATTGATGAAGCCATAAAGAAACAACTGGAAGACGGAATTACTTTTTCATTGATGCATCCGCTGGAGGTTGAAGTTGCTGAGATGTTGAATAAAATAATTCCAAATGCTGAGTCAATCAGGTACAGTAAGTCCGGTGCTGATATTACTTCAGCTGCAATCCGGGTTTCAAGAGCTTTCACAAAAAGAAATAAAGTTTTATGCTGTGGTTATCATGGCTGGCACGATTGGTATATCTCAGTTACAGATAGAAATGCTGGAATCCCTAATGTAATTCAGAATTTGACTTTCACATTTAATTACAACGACATTCAATCTGTAATCGATTCTATTGATGAAGATACCGCCGCTGTAATTCTTGAACCGTTTGTGTTTGAAGCTCCGAAAGATAATTTTCTGCATAAATTACGCGATGTCTGTGATAGGAATGGTACACTTTTAATATTTGATGAAATGTGGACAGGATTCAGAATTGCAATTGGTGGTGCACAGGAATACTTCGGCGTTAAAGCTGATCTTGCTTGTTTCTCAAAAGCAGTAGCTAATGGAATGCCTATCGGAATTTTGGCTGGAAGAAAAGATGTAATGAGTGTGCTCGAAAAGGATGTTTTCTTTTTTACAACATTTGGCGGAGAAGCTTTATCTTTAGCAGCAGTCAAAGCTACAATTACTGAATTAAAGGAAAAGAATGTCCCCGCATATCTTGCAAAGCAAGGAACGAAGCTGAAAGATGGCTACAACTCAGTAGCAGAACAATTAAATATGCCTTATACAAAATGTATCGGATTTGAATGCCGTTCACTTATTACTTTTGATGCTTCTGCTGGCAATCCGTTGGAAATGAAATCACTTGTTCAGCAGGAGATGATTAAACGCGGAATTCTCTGGGGAGGTTTTCATAACATGAGCTTCTCTCATTCAGATCATGATGTTGAATATACTTTAAAAGTTTATCGCGAAGTTCTGCCAATCTTGAAAAAAGCCGTCGATGAGAAAAATGTAAAAGGATATCTGAAAGGTGAACCGGTAGAACCTGTATTCAGAAAAGTTTCAAACTTTAACACTAAACCAAAGAAGAAATAA
- a CDS encoding phosphate ABC transporter ATP-binding protein: MKETKIVVKDLNLFYGEKQALKNITMNIPSKRVTAFIGPSGCGKSTFLRVINRMNDLIDHVKIEGEVYIDGVNIYDKSLDIVNLRKNVGMVFQKSNLFPKTVFENIVYGPRINGIKDKKALDEIVERTLNQAAIWDEVKDRLNENALSLSGGQQQRLCIARALAVEPEIILMDEPASALDPISTAKIEELIHDLKKQYTIVIVTHNMQQAARVSDQTAFFYLGELIEVDRTTTIFTNPSKKQTEDYVTGRFG, translated from the coding sequence ATGAAAGAAACTAAAATAGTCGTCAAAGATTTAAACCTGTTTTATGGTGAAAAACAGGCACTCAAAAATATTACTATGAACATTCCATCGAAACGTGTTACTGCTTTTATCGGTCCCTCCGGCTGTGGTAAATCAACTTTCCTGAGAGTAATTAATAGAATGAATGATCTTATTGATCACGTTAAAATTGAAGGCGAAGTATATATTGATGGTGTGAATATTTACGACAAATCATTGGATATAGTAAATCTTAGAAAAAATGTGGGAATGGTTTTTCAGAAATCAAACCTCTTTCCCAAAACTGTTTTCGAGAATATTGTTTATGGTCCAAGAATAAACGGTATAAAAGACAAAAAAGCACTGGACGAAATAGTTGAACGCACCCTTAATCAAGCAGCAATCTGGGATGAAGTAAAAGATAGATTGAATGAGAATGCGTTAAGTTTATCCGGTGGACAGCAGCAAAGGCTTTGCATCGCTCGTGCTCTTGCAGTTGAACCCGAAATAATTCTAATGGATGAACCCGCCAGTGCGCTTGATCCGATCTCAACAGCAAAAATAGAGGAACTTATTCACGACTTGAAAAAGCAGTATACAATTGTTATCGTTACACATAATATGCAGCAGGCAGCGAGAGTAAGCGATCAGACCGCGTTCTTTTACCTCGGTGAATTAATTGAAGTTGACCGGACAACAACAATTTTTACTAATCCCTCAAAGAAACAAACTGAGGATTATGTAACCGGCAGATTTGGTTAA
- the phoU gene encoding phosphate signaling complex protein PhoU, which translates to MERLLDEHIEKLKSRVIKMCSLVDEQVQSAIKAVEEENIELAKQVIEKDTKVDKYDTKIDKICQKIFALTQPVALDLRLIMSSLTINNNLERIGDISVNIAEYLTMIEKKPAFFNQTRLEPMFKIAKQMLKDAIDSYIQGNENLAKSVITSDDALDKLNVENHKILVDIMKQDKNNIDSAVVLLVMSRQLERLGDHCTNIAEDVFFIVEAHIVKHKYEKYLFSDDKDENDD; encoded by the coding sequence ATGGAGAGATTATTAGACGAGCACATTGAGAAACTAAAGTCGAGAGTTATTAAAATGTGCAGTCTCGTGGATGAACAGGTACAATCTGCAATAAAAGCAGTTGAGGAAGAGAATATCGAGTTAGCGAAACAGGTAATTGAAAAGGATACTAAAGTAGACAAATATGATACTAAAATAGATAAGATCTGTCAGAAAATTTTTGCGCTCACTCAACCGGTTGCTCTTGATTTAAGATTAATAATGTCTTCTCTTACAATCAACAATAATCTTGAACGGATAGGTGATATCTCCGTTAATATTGCAGAATACCTGACTATGATTGAGAAGAAGCCAGCATTCTTCAATCAAACTAGACTCGAACCAATGTTCAAGATAGCCAAGCAAATGCTCAAGGATGCAATTGATTCATACATACAGGGTAATGAAAATCTTGCTAAATCAGTTATCACATCAGATGATGCACTCGATAAACTTAATGTGGAGAACCATAAAATCCTTGTTGATATTATGAAGCAGGATAAAAATAATATTGATAGCGCGGTTGTGCTGCTCGTCATGTCAAGACAGCTTGAAAGATTAGGGGATCATTGCACCAATATTGCTGAAGATGTCTTTTTCATTGTTGAAGCACATATAGTAAAGCACAAGTATGAGAAATATTTATTCAGTGATGATAAAGATGAAAACGATGACTGA
- the pstA gene encoding phosphate ABC transporter permease PstA — protein sequence MELKKRKIDFAGFLSLGIVRLTFFFLVLILILLLGKIFIEGINVISLEFLFDEPRNNMTEGGIGPAIFGTVAVTLLMVLFAVPLGVFSAIYLNEYAKDTFFSRIIRTSINNLAGVPSIVFGLFGLGFFILFIGKNLDDVLQTGLLFGQPALLWASATLAVLVLPIVIVSTLEALNSVPKSHRDASYGLGATKWQTIKNVVLPQARPGILTGTILAISRGAGETAPILFLGAAFFLPNLPVADLCIGDYCIPMINPTEQFMYLAYHIFIMATQSANPTKTLPIQYGSTLVLIVLTFLLNITAIIFRYRFRKLLGRL from the coding sequence ATGGAACTGAAGAAAAGAAAAATAGATTTTGCCGGATTTTTATCACTTGGAATTGTGAGACTTACTTTCTTTTTTCTTGTTTTAATTCTCATTCTTCTGCTTGGTAAAATATTTATTGAGGGAATCAATGTAATATCACTCGAATTTCTGTTTGATGAGCCCAGAAATAATATGACTGAAGGCGGAATAGGACCAGCGATTTTTGGGACGGTTGCAGTTACACTTTTAATGGTACTTTTTGCTGTCCCGTTGGGTGTCTTTTCAGCCATTTATCTCAATGAGTATGCTAAGGATACTTTTTTTTCCCGGATAATTAGAACATCCATAAATAATCTTGCAGGTGTTCCATCAATCGTATTCGGTCTTTTTGGACTTGGATTTTTTATTCTATTTATTGGAAAAAATCTGGATGATGTGCTACAGACTGGATTGCTATTTGGGCAGCCAGCATTGCTTTGGGCCTCTGCAACTTTAGCAGTGCTTGTTCTGCCAATTGTAATTGTTTCAACTCTTGAAGCGCTTAATTCAGTTCCCAAATCCCACAGGGATGCGTCGTACGGACTTGGCGCAACTAAGTGGCAGACAATTAAAAATGTTGTGCTGCCTCAAGCAAGACCGGGAATATTAACCGGAACCATTTTAGCAATCAGCCGTGGGGCAGGAGAAACTGCACCAATATTATTTTTAGGTGCTGCATTCTTCTTACCGAATTTACCTGTTGCTGATCTTTGTATTGGTGATTATTGTATTCCTATGATTAACCCGACAGAACAATTTATGTATCTTGCTTATCACATTTTTATAATGGCAACACAATCAGCCAATCCTACAAAAACTTTACCGATTCAATACGGCTCAACGCTGGTGTTAATAGTTCTGACATTTTTATTAAATATTACAGCAATAATTTTCAGATATCGGTTCAGAAAATTATTAGGAAGATTATAA
- a CDS encoding phosphate ABC transporter substrate-binding protein, producing MKWLYVFLLIFLFQIGCSFKPVEVARITIKGSDSMLPLTEMLAEEYMKQNPEISIYVYGGGSAEGIKALIRNEIDICTTSRNLEPQETKALAEYYGSVGLFYLIAKDALCIYINKSNPVKEYSIEQIRQIFECKVINWNELGWQNTVIIPVIRNLNSGTHLYFKEHVLEGAEYCNSAIVKSTTNDVIQFIEQNDNAIGYGSIGYTGDFSYASINGIEPSEKNAQNDTYPITRYLHFFTTQIPKGSVKNFVDWVLSPEGQRIVKQAGYIPLWDLTY from the coding sequence ATGAAATGGTTGTACGTTTTTCTTTTGATCTTTTTATTTCAAATAGGATGCAGTTTCAAACCAGTTGAAGTTGCCCGCATAACCATCAAAGGTTCTGATTCAATGCTACCGCTAACGGAGATGCTTGCAGAAGAATATATGAAGCAGAATCCCGAGATATCAATTTATGTTTATGGCGGCGGTTCTGCGGAAGGAATCAAAGCTTTAATCAGAAATGAAATTGATATTTGCACGACATCAAGAAATCTTGAACCTCAGGAAACTAAAGCTCTCGCTGAATATTATGGGTCAGTCGGCTTATTTTATCTGATTGCCAAAGATGCACTGTGTATATATATCAACAAATCTAACCCGGTAAAAGAATATTCAATTGAACAAATCAGACAAATATTTGAATGTAAAGTAATAAACTGGAATGAACTCGGTTGGCAAAACACAGTAATTATTCCAGTGATCCGAAATCTTAATTCCGGAACACATCTTTATTTCAAAGAGCACGTTTTGGAAGGAGCCGAATACTGCAATTCTGCTATTGTAAAATCTACCACAAACGATGTGATCCAATTTATTGAACAAAATGACAATGCAATTGGGTATGGAAGTATTGGTTACACGGGAGATTTCAGTTACGCCAGTATAAATGGGATCGAACCCTCAGAAAAGAATGCGCAGAACGACACATATCCTATTACCCGTTACCTTCATTTTTTTACCACACAAATTCCAAAAGGTTCGGTTAAAAATTTTGTTGATTGGGTCTTGTCGCCTGAAGGACAACGAATTGTTAAGCAAGCAGGTTATATACCATTATGGGATCTAACATATTAA
- a CDS encoding HAD-IIIA family hydrolase, producing the protein MVIDNQLKQKNLHLKEKLEKIKIVLTDNDGVLTDTGVYFSAKGEELKRFSIRDGMGVERLRKYAGVETIIVTGEESGSVKARAEKLKMNEYYLGVKKKEEVFSEIMKKHKLTSNEIAYVGDDSNDFEVMKLAGFKATPSDGMSFIKEIADYVCENKGGNGAFREVAELIIAFKTK; encoded by the coding sequence ATGGTAATCGATAATCAACTCAAGCAAAAAAATCTTCATCTAAAAGAGAAACTCGAAAAGATTAAAATCGTTCTGACTGATAATGATGGTGTTCTTACTGATACAGGTGTTTACTTTTCCGCCAAAGGCGAAGAGCTTAAAAGATTTTCAATCAGAGATGGAATGGGTGTTGAAAGACTAAGAAAATATGCTGGCGTTGAAACCATAATTGTAACCGGTGAAGAATCAGGTTCTGTAAAAGCGCGGGCTGAAAAGTTAAAAATGAATGAATATTATCTTGGCGTGAAGAAAAAAGAGGAAGTCTTTTCTGAAATTATGAAAAAGCACAAATTAACCTCGAATGAAATTGCTTATGTGGGAGATGATTCAAATGATTTTGAAGTAATGAAACTTGCAGGATTCAAAGCCACTCCTTCAGATGGTATGAGTTTCATTAAAGAAATTGCAGATTATGTTTGCGAAAATAAAGGCGGTAACGGTGCTTTCAGAGAAGTCGCCGAATTAATTATAGCTTTCAAAACGAAATAA
- a CDS encoding PstS family phosphate ABC transporter substrate-binding protein, translating to MFKQRYIQIFIVAIVIGPLIFIGCKKKEAGKEKTVISIKGSDTMVNLAQKWAEIYMQKNPNVSIQVTGGGSGTGVASLLNGTTDLANSSRELKDSELEKAKEKGITPVVYNVALDGIAVIVHPENKIDNLTVQQVSDIFAGKISNWKQLGGSDMPITLYGRENSSGTYEFFKDHVLGKDATGKQVDYSPATQVLQGTAALGEAVARDVKGIGYGGVGYFAQRKDVKILHIKKDDNAVAISPAENGLVNYEAIWNGDYSISRYLYCFTNGEAQGELKNFMDFILSPEGQKLVESMEYIPLPPKG from the coding sequence ATGTTTAAACAAAGGTACATTCAGATATTCATTGTAGCGATTGTTATTGGACCGTTAATTTTTATCGGCTGCAAGAAAAAAGAAGCTGGTAAGGAAAAAACAGTAATTTCTATAAAAGGTTCAGATACAATGGTTAACCTTGCTCAAAAATGGGCTGAGATCTACATGCAGAAAAATCCAAACGTTTCGATTCAGGTAACCGGAGGTGGTTCAGGAACCGGTGTTGCATCATTATTAAACGGAACAACTGATCTTGCCAACTCTTCAAGAGAATTAAAAGACAGTGAACTGGAAAAAGCAAAAGAAAAAGGAATTACACCTGTAGTTTACAATGTTGCGCTCGATGGAATTGCAGTTATTGTTCATCCTGAAAACAAAATTGACAATCTCACTGTACAACAGGTAAGCGATATTTTTGCCGGAAAAATTTCTAACTGGAAACAGCTTGGTGGTTCAGACATGCCGATAACTTTATATGGAAGGGAAAACAGCAGTGGTACTTACGAATTTTTCAAAGATCATGTATTAGGTAAAGATGCTACAGGAAAACAGGTAGATTACTCACCGGCAACCCAGGTTCTGCAGGGAACAGCAGCACTTGGTGAAGCTGTTGCAAGAGACGTTAAGGGAATTGGTTATGGCGGTGTAGGATACTTTGCTCAGAGAAAAGATGTAAAAATTCTTCATATCAAAAAAGATGATAATGCTGTTGCAATATCACCTGCTGAAAATGGTCTGGTAAACTATGAAGCTATCTGGAATGGTGATTATTCAATTTCGCGTTACCTTTATTGCTTTACGAATGGTGAAGCACAGGGTGAATTGAAAAACTTTATGGATTTTATTCTTTCACCCGAAGGACAAAAATTAGTTGAGTCAATGGAATATATTCCATTACCGCCAAAAGGCTGA